The proteins below are encoded in one region of Candidatus Epulonipiscium sp.:
- a CDS encoding D-alanyl-D-alanine carboxypeptidase has product MSSNKRIAIILSAILLVNMMSFSIVRGEEKTTDTAKVELQIESPSAVLMEAKTGKVLFEKNMNEKHFPASTTKIMTLLLIYEAVEQGKISWGDMVTVSERAAGMGGSQVYLELNEQQTVHDMTKCIAVASANDASVAMAEHIAGSVESFVKMMNDKAQALGMKDTNFINTNGLHDDNHITTAYDIALMSRALITKYPDIHKLTTIWQDSIIHKTRRGEEEFGLTNTNNLIKWYEGANGLKTGFTPESMYCLSGTAKRGELNLIAVVMGSKAKQTRNSEVAKMLNYGFANYAIVKGDPVGKVVGTIDVSKGNISKVDCVIKKDVQLLVSKNIADQKIESKIELPETIQAPVEKGMKVGEIIYTFQGKEVGRSDLVAAESVKKANLKIMMKLLLQQWH; this is encoded by the coding sequence ATGTCATCGAATAAACGTATTGCTATTATACTTAGTGCTATATTATTAGTTAATATGATGTCTTTTAGTATTGTAAGGGGAGAAGAGAAAACCACAGATACTGCTAAGGTAGAACTTCAAATAGAATCTCCCTCAGCAGTACTTATGGAGGCAAAAACAGGTAAAGTACTGTTTGAAAAAAATATGAATGAAAAGCATTTCCCAGCCAGCACCACCAAGATTATGACTCTTCTTCTTATATATGAAGCAGTAGAACAGGGGAAGATTTCCTGGGGAGATATGGTAACCGTCAGTGAACGTGCAGCAGGTATGGGAGGATCACAGGTATATCTAGAACTAAATGAACAGCAGACAGTACATGATATGACTAAATGTATTGCAGTGGCATCTGCTAACGATGCATCGGTAGCCATGGCGGAACACATTGCTGGCAGTGTAGAGTCCTTTGTAAAGATGATGAATGACAAGGCTCAAGCATTAGGGATGAAGGATACGAATTTTATAAATACCAATGGCTTACATGATGATAATCATATTACTACAGCATATGATATAGCATTGATGTCTAGGGCATTAATAACAAAATACCCGGATATCCATAAGCTCACAACTATATGGCAGGACAGTATTATTCATAAGACAAGACGGGGAGAAGAAGAATTCGGTCTTACCAACACTAATAACCTAATCAAATGGTATGAAGGAGCTAATGGCTTAAAAACCGGTTTCACCCCAGAATCCATGTATTGCTTATCTGGAACTGCTAAAAGAGGTGAATTAAATCTTATTGCTGTTGTTATGGGTTCAAAAGCTAAACAAACCAGAAACTCAGAAGTAGCTAAGATGCTAAATTATGGATTTGCAAATTATGCTATCGTAAAAGGAGATCCCGTTGGGAAAGTGGTAGGAACCATAGATGTATCTAAAGGTAATATTTCGAAAGTAGATTGTGTAATCAAAAAGGATGTTCAATTATTAGTAAGTAAAAATATTGCGGATCAAAAGATTGAATCGAAGATAGAACTGCCAGAAACTATTCAAGCCCCAGTGGAAAAAGGGATGAAAGTAGGAGAAATCATTTATACCTTTCAAGGAAAAGAAGTAGGACGTTCGGATTTGGTAGCAGCTGAATCTGTTAAAAAAGCAAATTTAAAAATAATGATGAAATTACTATTACAGCAATGGCATTAG
- a CDS encoding site-2 protease family protein: protein MTNPILDILIKLPGILCGLTFHEFTHGIIAHFFGDLTPKKEGRLTLNPIPHVDPIGLILLLFMNFGWARPIHTNPSNFKNKKKAMILVSLGGPIANLFVAAIFAIILKLMNIYHINAIQYNWAFEMVNYGIMINIVLGIFNLVPIPPLDGSKILFNIIPPRTYFKIIQYEYILQMLLIILLLTGIIPMLINPVITYIYKFLLTLMGLM from the coding sequence TTGACAAATCCTATATTAGATATATTGATTAAATTACCGGGAATATTATGTGGTCTTACTTTTCATGAATTTACTCATGGAATAATTGCTCATTTTTTTGGAGATTTGACACCCAAAAAAGAAGGAAGACTAACATTAAATCCTATACCTCATGTTGACCCCATTGGATTAATATTGCTTTTATTTATGAATTTCGGGTGGGCAAGGCCAATACACACTAACCCCTCAAACTTCAAAAACAAAAAGAAAGCTATGATTTTGGTTTCCCTAGGGGGTCCCATAGCGAATTTATTTGTAGCGGCTATATTTGCTATTATATTAAAACTCATGAATATATATCATATAAATGCAATTCAATATAACTGGGCCTTTGAAATGGTTAATTATGGTATAATGATAAATATTGTATTAGGAATTTTTAATTTAGTTCCTATTCCACCTTTGGATGGTTCTAAGATTTTATTTAATATTATTCCTCCTCGAACCTATTTTAAGATTATACAGTATGAATATATACTTCAAATGTTGTTGATTATCCTTTTACTTACAGGTATTATTCCTATGCTTATTAATCCTGTTATTACATATATCTATAAATTTCTACTTACTCTTATGGGGCTTATGTAG
- a CDS encoding segregation/condensation protein A has translation MSITVRLEVFEGPFDLLFHLIEKNKINIYDIPISLITEQYMEYIDSIEDKNMENMSEFLVMAATLLEIKSKMLLPNLKEDEEVDIDPREELVNKLLEYKKIKHFSEELKERQKEAKKIFFKSADLPEHLKSLIQDVPVDIEEVLEGVTLQKMFCVFQELLIRKENKIDTVRSGFKSIQRDIYKIEDKVTYILDLLVLSPALYFHELFYDNCDRMEIVVTFLALLELIRHKRVKIKQEYPFENIFITTYDRMDANEVDGS, from the coding sequence TTGAGTATTACGGTAAGGTTAGAAGTCTTTGAAGGTCCCTTTGATTTGTTGTTTCATTTAATTGAAAAAAATAAAATTAATATATATGATATTCCCATATCTCTTATAACGGAGCAGTATATGGAATATATTGATTCTATAGAAGATAAAAACATGGAAAACATGAGTGAATTTTTGGTTATGGCAGCAACTCTTTTGGAAATCAAGTCAAAAATGCTTCTTCCAAACCTTAAAGAAGATGAAGAAGTAGATATAGACCCGAGGGAGGAATTGGTAAATAAGCTATTAGAATATAAAAAAATTAAGCATTTCTCTGAGGAACTAAAAGAAAGACAAAAAGAGGCTAAAAAGATATTTTTTAAATCTGCAGACCTACCGGAGCATCTAAAAAGTTTAATACAAGATGTACCAGTAGACATTGAGGAAGTGTTAGAAGGTGTTACACTTCAAAAAATGTTTTGTGTGTTTCAGGAATTATTAATAAGAAAAGAAAACAAAATTGATACTGTAAGAAGTGGGTTTAAATCTATTCAGAGAGATATTTACAAAATAGAAGATAAAGTTACATATATTCTAGATTTATTGGTATTATCTCCTGCCTTATATTTTCATGAGTTGTTTTATGATAATTGTGATAGAATGGAAATAGTAGTTACATTTCTAGCTTTATTGGAGCTTATACGTCATAAACGAGTAAAAATTAAACAAGAATATCCCTTTGAAAATATTTTTATTACAACCTATGATAGGATGGATGCAAATGAAGTTGATGGAAGCTGA
- the scpB gene encoding SMC-Scp complex subunit ScpB, with protein MKLMEAEAAVEAILFISGEAVTLKRISEIMGENIDKTKQIVEALMERYKKEERGIQIIEINNAFQMCTSPKLFQIIQSFYQTPKKFNMTQAVLETLSIVAYKQPVTKAHIEEIRGVNSDYVINKLIEYNLICEIGRMDAPGKPILFGTTQDFLRHFGFKSIEELPQLQEELLLKLQDEVKDEVKQIGLFDVQKK; from the coding sequence ATGAAGTTGATGGAAGCTGAGGCCGCAGTAGAGGCTATTCTTTTTATATCAGGAGAAGCAGTTACTTTAAAAAGGATATCAGAGATAATGGGAGAAAATATAGATAAAACAAAGCAAATAGTAGAAGCCCTAATGGAAAGATATAAAAAAGAAGAAAGAGGAATTCAAATTATTGAAATCAATAACGCATTTCAAATGTGTACAAGTCCAAAACTCTTTCAAATTATCCAATCTTTTTATCAAACCCCTAAAAAATTTAATATGACACAGGCAGTTTTAGAAACCCTCTCCATTGTCGCCTATAAACAACCAGTAACGAAAGCCCACATTGAAGAGATTAGAGGAGTTAATTCCGACTATGTCATAAATAAATTAATAGAATACAATCTAATCTGCGAAATAGGGAGGATGGATGCCCCGGGAAAACCGATTTTATTTGGAACCACTCAAGATTTCCTTAGGCACTTTGGTTTTAAATCTATCGAGGAACTACCTCAGCTTCAAGAAGAATTGCTTTTGAAATTACAAGATGAGGTAAAGGACGAAGTTAAACAAATAGGATTATTTGATGTTCAAAAGAAGTAA
- the ytfJ gene encoding sporulation protein YtfJ, protein MTNANQHPIESLMKTAMENIKEMVEVNTVIGDAIETENGTIIMPITKIALGFTAGGAEYGVPKEDSEPEDGSQNSTGRYPFGGGSGAGISVQPVAFMVMDKDSVKMLHVNYHFGTMAKIMEEAPNLMTKFYSHLDSKAKSKKGQKHSQEGKIITKVLEFDE, encoded by the coding sequence ATGACAAATGCAAATCAGCATCCGATAGAATCCTTAATGAAAACGGCAATGGAAAATATCAAGGAAATGGTTGAAGTAAATACAGTTATAGGAGATGCTATTGAAACAGAAAATGGAACAATTATTATGCCAATAACAAAGATAGCCCTTGGATTTACAGCGGGAGGGGCTGAATACGGAGTGCCTAAGGAGGATTCAGAACCGGAAGATGGATCTCAAAACAGCACGGGAAGATATCCCTTCGGAGGAGGTAGTGGAGCGGGAATTAGCGTACAGCCTGTTGCTTTTATGGTTATGGACAAAGACAGTGTTAAAATGCTCCATGTAAATTATCATTTTGGTACCATGGCCAAAATTATGGAAGAAGCCCCTAATCTCATGACTAAGTTTTACAGTCATTTGGATTCAAAAGCAAAAAGCAAAAAGGGTCAAAAACATTCTCAGGAAGGAAAAATAATAACGAAGGTTTTAGAATTTGATGAATAA
- a CDS encoding D-alanyl-D-alanine carboxypeptidase yields the protein MKKKVFSWVATFILVFYFCPSLTYGEEVKEPKVESQSAILIEADTGRILWEKNAYEPRAMASTTKIMTCIIALENGNLSDEVIVSKRAARAPQVKLGLREGEKQRLGDLLYALMMKSSNDAAVVIAEHISGSVEVFCEKMTEKAKELGAKDTVFKTSNGLDAEGHGSTAYDLALITQYAMKNPKFVEIINTKHLTIGGNGDYPPYSLANANRFLYDFPGANGVKTGYTGKAGYCFVGAVKQNEMQLISVVLASGWGSRGKEQKWTDTRRIMDYGFKNFKKETLLEKGKLLKTIPVKRSREDKISLYSNEKVIYTIKESEKSKIKIKITVPDYIEAPITKGQKIGVTKIYIGDELCKVIPLIADRDIERHDFPTSLKKVLNNWLKITK from the coding sequence ATGAAGAAAAAAGTATTCTCTTGGGTTGCAACATTTATATTAGTCTTTTATTTTTGTCCTTCTTTGACCTATGGGGAAGAAGTGAAAGAGCCTAAGGTAGAATCACAATCCGCTATCTTAATAGAAGCTGATACCGGTAGAATTCTATGGGAAAAAAATGCTTATGAACCTAGGGCCATGGCAAGTACCACCAAGATAATGACCTGCATTATAGCCCTAGAAAATGGCAATCTTTCCGATGAAGTAATCGTAAGTAAAAGAGCAGCTAGGGCTCCTCAGGTCAAATTAGGATTAAGGGAGGGGGAAAAACAGCGTTTAGGAGATTTATTGTATGCATTAATGATGAAATCATCTAATGATGCAGCAGTTGTAATCGCTGAACATATAAGTGGTTCTGTCGAAGTCTTTTGTGAGAAAATGACCGAAAAGGCAAAGGAATTAGGAGCAAAGGATACAGTATTTAAAACTTCTAATGGATTGGATGCAGAAGGTCACGGTTCAACGGCTTATGATTTGGCCCTAATCACCCAATATGCAATGAAAAACCCCAAGTTTGTCGAAATCATTAATACAAAGCACCTAACTATCGGGGGAAATGGTGATTACCCTCCTTATAGCCTTGCCAATGCTAATAGATTTTTATACGATTTTCCAGGGGCAAATGGTGTTAAAACAGGTTATACGGGCAAAGCCGGCTATTGTTTTGTAGGGGCAGTAAAACAAAATGAGATGCAGCTTATCTCTGTAGTACTAGCCAGCGGATGGGGTTCAAGGGGAAAAGAGCAAAAATGGACCGATACAAGGAGAATTATGGATTACGGTTTTAAAAATTTTAAGAAAGAAACGCTCTTAGAAAAAGGGAAACTTTTAAAGACCATACCCGTAAAGCGCTCAAGAGAAGATAAGATTTCATTATATTCCAATGAAAAAGTCATATATACCATTAAGGAATCAGAAAAATCAAAGATTAAAATAAAGATAACGGTTCCTGATTATATAGAGGCCCCTATCACTAAAGGCCAAAAAATAGGTGTTACAAAAATATATATAGGGGATGAACTTTGCAAAGTCATACCTCTTATTGCGGATAGAGATATTGAACGTCATGACTTTCCCACTTCCTTGAAAAAAGTGCTAAACAATTGGTTAAAAATAACTAAATAA
- a CDS encoding rRNA pseudouridine synthase, producing the protein MDIRLQKYLADAGIASRRKAEEYIKQGRVKVNNEVITVLGIKVNPNRDRVHFDNRIVEIKNSKVYILLNKPENYVTTVEDQFNRPTVMDLLHMVEERVYPVGRLDYNTSGLLLLTNDGDLTYKITHPKHHVDKTYVATVRGIPKKDSLEKLREGIIIEGYKTAPTKVKILTKSSNTSVLQIIIHEGRNRQVRKMCEAIGHPVITLKRTAIGGISLGEVPVGKFRRLTKEEVHYLKTL; encoded by the coding sequence ATGGATATTAGACTCCAAAAGTATTTGGCAGATGCCGGCATTGCTTCAAGGCGAAAAGCGGAAGAGTATATAAAACAAGGCAGGGTAAAGGTAAATAACGAAGTTATTACGGTCCTAGGCATTAAGGTTAATCCAAATAGGGATAGGGTTCACTTTGATAATAGGATAGTCGAAATAAAAAATAGCAAAGTATATATTCTATTGAATAAGCCGGAAAACTATGTTACAACAGTTGAAGATCAGTTTAATAGACCTACGGTTATGGATTTACTTCATATGGTAGAGGAGAGAGTTTATCCAGTTGGAAGATTAGATTACAACACATCAGGACTTCTTCTTCTTACCAATGACGGGGATTTAACCTATAAGATAACTCATCCGAAACACCATGTAGATAAAACGTATGTTGCTACGGTAAGGGGTATCCCCAAAAAAGATTCTCTAGAGAAGCTCAGAGAAGGGATTATTATAGAGGGCTATAAAACAGCACCTACTAAAGTAAAAATTCTAACTAAATCTAGCAATACTTCGGTTCTTCAGATAATAATTCACGAAGGAAGGAATAGACAGGTGAGAAAAATGTGCGAAGCTATTGGCCACCCTGTTATAACTTTAAAGAGAACAGCCATCGGAGGTATTTCTTTAGGGGAGGTTCCTGTTGGTAAATTTAGGAGATTAACAAAAGAAGAGGTACATTACTTAAAAACATTATAG
- the speB gene encoding agmatinase, which yields MDILKTKQTLFYNFIGSKEKYEDANIILFGVPMDFTTSFRPGTRQGPMKIREVSIGIEEYSFYQNKSLEEISYYDGGDLDLPIGNVDKCLELISKATAEVLRDNKFPIVIGGEHLISLPVIKEVYNKYGDDLILLHIDAHADLREDYIGENRSHATVIRRCCDFINSKNIYQFGIRSGTKEEYLYAKSNTNFYPFKLLEPLKKCIKDLQKRPIHITLDIDALDPAYAPATGTPEAGGISSKEMLDAILLMSSLDIVGFDLVEVSPIYDVADRTSLLAAKLIREVMLMVSK from the coding sequence ATGGATATATTAAAAACTAAACAAACACTCTTTTATAATTTTATAGGTTCTAAGGAAAAGTACGAAGATGCAAACATTATATTATTTGGGGTGCCCATGGATTTTACAACTAGCTTTAGACCTGGGACAAGGCAAGGGCCTATGAAGATTAGGGAAGTATCCATAGGAATAGAAGAATACAGCTTTTATCAAAACAAGAGCCTAGAAGAAATTTCCTATTACGATGGTGGAGATTTGGATCTTCCCATTGGTAATGTGGACAAATGTCTAGAATTGATATCCAAAGCCACTGCTGAAGTTTTAAGGGATAATAAGTTTCCTATAGTTATAGGCGGAGAACATTTAATAAGCCTTCCTGTCATAAAGGAAGTTTACAACAAATATGGGGATGATTTAATTTTGCTACATATCGATGCCCATGCAGATCTTAGGGAAGACTATATTGGTGAAAACAGATCCCACGCAACAGTCATAAGACGCTGTTGTGATTTTATAAATTCCAAAAACATATATCAGTTTGGAATTCGTTCCGGCACGAAGGAAGAATATCTATATGCAAAAAGCAATACTAACTTTTATCCTTTTAAACTATTAGAACCCTTGAAAAAATGCATAAAAGATTTACAAAAAAGGCCGATTCATATAACCCTAGATATCGATGCCTTAGACCCGGCTTATGCCCCTGCTACTGGAACACCTGAGGCTGGAGGAATATCCTCTAAAGAAATGTTAGATGCAATTTTACTTATGTCCTCCCTTGATATAGTAGGTTTTGATTTGGTTGAAGTTTCTCCCATATATGATGTTGCTGACAGAACCTCACTTTTAGCAGCAAAACTTATTAGGGAAGTAATGCTTATGGTATCTAAGTAG
- a CDS encoding methyltransferase domain-containing protein, with protein MFLKAKLTDIVHELLKSRINMGDTVIDATAGNGFDTIFLAKAVGEKGRVISFDIQKKAIYNTKDLLMQEGLLDRVKLIQDSHSNIDKYVTNPIAGAMFNLGYLPKGDGEVITKAHSTLKALEKASSLLMPGGVISVISYWGHPGGLEEKEAVENFLSKLESEKFITAKFNYLNRGGYPPIIYFLERI; from the coding sequence TTGTTCCTAAAGGCGAAATTAACAGATATTGTTCATGAATTATTAAAATCAAGGATTAACATGGGGGATACAGTAATTGACGCTACAGCAGGTAATGGTTTTGATACGATATTTCTAGCTAAGGCAGTAGGGGAAAAGGGAAGGGTAATAAGTTTTGATATCCAAAAAAAGGCTATTTATAATACCAAAGATTTATTAATGCAAGAGGGATTATTAGATAGAGTAAAACTGATTCAAGATTCCCATAGTAATATAGATAAATATGTTACAAATCCTATTGCTGGGGCTATGTTTAATTTGGGATATCTACCTAAAGGTGATGGGGAAGTAATCACTAAGGCACACTCAACCCTGAAGGCTTTAGAAAAGGCTTCTTCTTTATTAATGCCTGGGGGAGTTATAAGTGTTATAAGCTACTGGGGTCATCCAGGAGGATTAGAGGAAAAAGAGGCTGTAGAAAATTTTTTAAGTAAGTTAGAAAGTGAAAAATTTATAACAGCTAAGTTTAATTATCTTAATAGAGGGGGGTATCCGCCTATTATATATTTTCTGGAAAGAATCTAA
- a CDS encoding acyl-CoA carboxylase subunit beta, which yields MSTLSKVNELNARRSAIVMGGGEEKIKKLHSAGKLTARERIERFLDESSFVEVGAFVNHRSTDFNLAQKDTPADGVVTGYGTVEGRLVYVYSQDPTVLGGSVGEMHAQKICSLYDQAIKMGAPIVGFLDSAGLRLQESVDGLNGYGNLFVKQSLASGVIPQITIVMGECAGGAGCIVGLSDFTFMITKNARLFMNSPNTIEESGSKGVTFETIGSTNIHTEKSGMVHFQYDNEQDSIENARKFLSYLPTNNMEDAPFYEVTDDLNRIDSVLNSIIPDDINISFDIKTIIASLADERELIEIQAQYAKNIVIGFIRLNGATVGIIANQSQEKEGLLDSNAAEKGARFVNFCNAFNIPIVSITDVGGFKSSVEEEQRGILRSGSKLVYAFANATVPKVNIIVRKAFGSAYIAMNSKHIGADIVFAWPTAQISVMNPEGAVNIMYAEELKTSPDPNALRSSKIEEFSNMQASPYAIATRGYIDDIIEPAATRKRVIAALEMLYSKREERPAKKHSTV from the coding sequence ATGAGTACATTGTCTAAGGTAAATGAACTCAATGCGCGTCGCTCTGCTATAGTTATGGGCGGCGGTGAAGAAAAGATTAAAAAACTTCACAGCGCTGGAAAACTAACAGCTAGAGAACGCATTGAAAGATTTCTTGATGAAAGTAGTTTTGTAGAAGTAGGCGCATTTGTGAATCATCGTTCTACAGATTTCAATTTGGCACAAAAGGATACCCCAGCGGATGGAGTGGTTACAGGGTATGGTACAGTAGAAGGCAGATTAGTATATGTGTATAGTCAGGATCCTACAGTACTTGGTGGCTCAGTTGGTGAGATGCATGCACAAAAAATTTGTTCCCTTTACGACCAGGCAATTAAAATGGGGGCACCTATTGTTGGATTTTTGGATTCTGCGGGATTAAGACTGCAAGAAAGTGTAGATGGCCTAAATGGCTATGGTAATTTATTTGTGAAACAATCCCTAGCTTCTGGGGTGATTCCACAAATCACCATAGTAATGGGAGAGTGCGCAGGTGGAGCAGGCTGTATAGTTGGACTTTCAGATTTTACTTTTATGATCACAAAAAATGCAAGATTATTTATGAATAGTCCAAACACGATAGAAGAGTCAGGAAGCAAAGGTGTCACTTTTGAAACTATCGGTAGCACTAATATACATACCGAAAAAAGCGGAATGGTACATTTTCAATACGACAATGAACAAGACAGCATTGAAAATGCAAGAAAGTTCCTTAGCTATCTTCCAACAAATAATATGGAGGATGCTCCCTTTTATGAAGTTACAGATGATTTAAATCGTATAGATTCAGTTCTGAATTCTATCATACCAGATGATATAAACATTTCCTTTGATATAAAAACAATTATTGCATCTTTAGCAGACGAGAGGGAACTTATAGAAATTCAAGCTCAATATGCTAAGAATATAGTAATTGGTTTTATCCGTCTTAATGGAGCCACAGTAGGTATAATAGCAAACCAATCCCAAGAAAAGGAAGGCCTATTAGATAGTAATGCGGCAGAAAAAGGGGCAAGATTTGTCAATTTTTGCAATGCATTTAATATCCCTATAGTTTCTATTACCGACGTGGGAGGATTTAAGTCTTCCGTCGAAGAAGAACAAAGGGGAATACTAAGAAGTGGGAGCAAGCTAGTATATGCCTTTGCTAATGCAACAGTTCCAAAGGTAAACATCATAGTTAGAAAGGCTTTTGGTAGTGCTTATATAGCAATGAATAGTAAACATATAGGAGCCGATATTGTTTTTGCATGGCCTACTGCTCAGATTTCTGTAATGAATCCGGAAGGGGCAGTAAACATAATGTATGCTGAGGAATTAAAAACTTCCCCAGATCCAAATGCCTTAAGGAGTTCAAAAATAGAGGAATTTTCTAATATGCAAGCTAGCCCTTATGCTATAGCTACCAGAGGATATATTGATGATATAATTGAGCCAGCAGCGACAAGAAAACGTGTAATTGCAGCATTAGAAATGCTTTATAGCAAGAGGGAAGAACGACCTGCAAAAAAACACAGTACCGTTTAA
- a CDS encoding OadG family protein: MDELMKGLMVTVIGMGITFLALTALSYILDLFRIIAEGSSPKKVEGPEQEEAVIEKRTHEEAKEEDLELVAVITAAIAASLDTTVDNLKVRSFRKIHSNVSEWKKVGRINQTERIF; encoded by the coding sequence ATGGATGAGCTTATGAAAGGCCTAATGGTAACAGTCATTGGTATGGGCATCACATTTCTTGCATTAACAGCTTTATCATATATTCTTGATTTATTCCGCATTATTGCTGAGGGTTCTTCCCCAAAAAAGGTAGAAGGGCCCGAACAAGAAGAGGCAGTTATTGAGAAAAGGACCCATGAAGAAGCTAAGGAAGAAGATCTAGAATTAGTTGCTGTAATTACTGCAGCAATAGCGGCTAGTCTAGATACTACAGTCGATAACCTAAAGGTTCGTTCCTTTAGGAAAATTCATTCCAATGTTTCGGAATGGAAGAAGGTAGGACGTATAAATCAAACCGAAAGAATATTTTAA
- a CDS encoding biotin/lipoyl-binding protein: MKKFQVTINGNSYEVEVEELQGGQAPAAPAPAAPAPAAAPAPAPAAAPTTAGGIKVTSPMPGTILDIRVNVGDSVKEGDPIVILEAMKMENEIVATENGKIASINVSKGTNVNTGDLIATIG, from the coding sequence ATGAAAAAATTTCAAGTTACTATAAACGGTAATTCATATGAAGTAGAAGTAGAAGAGTTACAAGGCGGACAAGCACCAGCAGCACCAGCACCAGCAGCGCCAGCACCAGCAGCAGCACCGGCACCGGCACCAGCTGCTGCACCGACAACGGCAGGAGGTATTAAAGTAACCTCCCCTATGCCTGGAACCATTTTAGATATCAGAGTTAATGTGGGGGATAGTGTAAAAGAGGGAGATCCTATTGTTATATTAGAAGCAATGAAGATGGAAAATGAAATCGTAGCAACAGAAAATGGTAAAATTGCGTCTATAAATGTTTCTAAAGGAACAAATGTAAATACAGGAGATTTAATCGCAACCATCGGCTAA
- a CDS encoding sodium ion-translocating decarboxylase subunit beta — MDFINMIVESLSELYSTSGFAGLTISNVIMIGVSLILLYLAIKKEYEPLLLLPIAFGMLLTNLPLAGLMAGPKNGEIGGILYYLYQGVKLGIFPPLIFLGVGAMTDFGPLIANPRSILLGAAAQFGIFFAFLGALVLKYIIPAIHFTGAEAASIGIIGGADGPTAIYLTSKLAPHLLGPIAVAAYSYMALVPIIQPPIMKALTTKEQRKVKMEQLRPVSQNEKILFPIIVTILVSLLLPSAAPLIGMLMFGNLLKESGVVSKLVDTASNALMYIITIFLGTTVGATASAENFLNPKTLGILALGLIAFSIGTATGVIFGRIMHKLSGGKVNPLIGAAGVSAVPMAARVVQKVGKEENPSNFLLMHAMGPNVAGVIGSAVAAGVLLSIYG, encoded by the coding sequence ATGGACTTTATAAATATGATAGTAGAATCATTAAGCGAATTATATTCTACTTCGGGATTTGCCGGCTTAACTATAAGCAATGTAATTATGATAGGCGTCTCACTAATACTTTTATATCTTGCAATTAAAAAAGAATATGAGCCTTTACTTTTATTACCTATTGCCTTTGGAATGCTACTTACTAATTTACCTTTGGCAGGGTTAATGGCAGGACCGAAAAATGGTGAGATAGGCGGTATTCTTTATTACTTATATCAAGGGGTTAAGTTAGGGATTTTCCCACCGCTTATCTTCTTAGGGGTAGGAGCAATGACTGACTTCGGACCACTTATTGCAAACCCAAGAAGTATTTTATTAGGGGCTGCAGCACAATTTGGTATTTTCTTTGCTTTTTTAGGAGCATTAGTATTGAAATATATTATTCCGGCTATTCATTTTACTGGTGCAGAAGCGGCGAGTATCGGGATTATTGGGGGGGCTGATGGTCCTACAGCAATATACCTAACATCAAAATTAGCTCCGCATTTGTTAGGACCTATTGCAGTGGCAGCTTACTCATATATGGCCTTAGTACCAATTATTCAGCCACCAATTATGAAAGCATTAACAACTAAGGAACAAAGAAAAGTTAAAATGGAGCAGTTAAGGCCGGTTTCACAAAATGAAAAGATTTTATTCCCAATTATCGTTACAATTTTAGTTTCCCTATTACTTCCATCAGCAGCACCCCTTATAGGAATGCTTATGTTTGGTAATCTACTAAAAGAAAGCGGTGTTGTGAGTAAGTTAGTAGACACAGCATCCAATGCGTTGATGTATATAATTACTATTTTCTTAGGGACTACCGTTGGGGCTACAGCCAGTGCAGAAAACTTCTTAAATCCTAAGACATTGGGTATTTTAGCTCTAGGTCTTATAGCCTTTTCAATAGGGACGGCAACTGGTGTGATTTTTGGAAGGATTATGCACAAATTATCAGGAGGAAAGGTTAATCCTTTAATCGGTGCTGCCGGAGTTTCTGCAGTACCTATGGCAGCTAGGGTAGTTCAAAAAGTAGGAAAAGAAGAAAATCCATCGAACTTTCTTCTTATGCATGCTATGGGTCCAAACGTTGCAGGAGTAATTGGTTCTGCAGTGGCTGCAGGAGTGTTATTATCGATATATGGTTAA